A stretch of the Cheilinus undulatus linkage group 11, ASM1832078v1, whole genome shotgun sequence genome encodes the following:
- the LOC121517156 gene encoding uncharacterized protein LOC121517156 produces the protein MTTQAILRVILGPDSSQRVMFSAGLPSTVAELETNIKTQCKIIEPFRLQFMDTLFGNEFMNLTSMEEIQDKATLKVVYTSCQPEDQGEHSFSFSSTSAPGDTSSCSGDSTVILSSPESTSSRASWPDLFCVPRFTYDAEIKLQKAHVAYKENGVRLIPDPRLKSDILEGLIQEVVKYTVYLTDSKFDEVAEALILKHPCLKEKGSPTGYDGWKMSLKYKLSNYRTHLRKVGCPEVCVNSLKYKPAEKRSPAFDVKKPKRGEVEYCPSFPPGECAQSLEKMRVELLSDVKKRNNRDTRSHL, from the exons ATGACAACTCAGGCTATTCTCAGAGTTATCCTTGGACCAGACAGTAGTCAGAGGGTCATGTTTTCTGCTGGTCTGCCTTCAACTGTGGCTGAACTAGAGACTAACATAAAGACTCAGTGTAAAATTATCGAACCCTTCCGACTGCAGTTCATGGACACGCTTTTTGGCAACGAGTTTATGAACTTAACTTCAATGGAAGAAATACAAGACAAAGCGACGCTCAAAGTTGTATACACATCCTGCCAACCTGAAGACCAAGGTGAACACAGTTTCTCCTTTTCATCAACCAGTGCTCCTGGTGACACCTCATCCTGTTCAGGTGACAGCACCGTGATTCTTTCATCTCCAGAGTCTACGTCATCACGGGCTTCATGGCCAGATTTGTTCTGTGTTCCCCGTTTCACATACGATGCGGAAATTAAGCTTCAGAAGGCCCATGTAGCTTACAAAGAAAATGGGGTGCGGCTGATCCCTGATCCAAGGCTGAAGTCCGACATATTAGAGGGGTTGATCCAGGAGGTAGTCAAGTACACAGTCTATCTCACAGACAGTAAGTTTGACGAAGTCGCAGAGGCACTCATCCTGAAGCATccatgtttaaaagaaaaaggctCACCCACTGGCTATGACGGATGGAAGATGAGCCTCAAATACAAGTTGTCAAACTATCGCACTCATCTCCGGAAAGTAGGATGTCCTGAAGTATGTGTGAATTCTTTGAAATATAAACCAGCTGAGAAACGTTCTCCTGCTTTTGATGTTAAGAAACCAAAGAGGGGTGAAGTTGAATACTGCCCCTCTTTTCCACCTGGAGAATGTGCCCAGTCCCTGGAGAAGATGAGGGTTGAACTCCTTTCAGATGTCAAGAAGCGCAACAACAGAGAT ACAAGAAGTCATTTGTGA